In Macadamia integrifolia cultivar HAES 741 unplaced genomic scaffold, SCU_Mint_v3 scaffold155, whole genome shotgun sequence, the genomic stretch CTAGGTTACTTGGAGAGCAGGTGTAAGGTTCACATGGATGCAATCAAATTTTGTCAAGATATTTTGCGGCGAAAGGCGGTTGACTGGGAGCCTGTTTTGCGGAGTGATCTAGTGCAACCTATCCGCAATGTGGACCTGGTTGTCACTATTGGTGGTGATGGCACTCTTTTGCAGGCAAGTCACTTCATGGATGACTCGATTCCAGTTCTAGGAGTGAACTCTGATCCCACACAAGTCAAGGAGGTTAGTGTGTTCCCTGACTAAGCTTTTAATGTCTTCCCTTCGTTCAAGACAGAacttgatttttcttgcttgctTTCATATATCCTTTGTCTTTATTTGTTATAGGTGGAAGAGTTCAGTAATGAGTTTGATGCTACCAGGAGCACTGGCTATCTCTGTGCAGCAACTGCTGAAAACTTTGAACAAGTAAGGCTGCAAACTATTTAATTTATGACATAAGGGTGGAGAGGGGGTGATTTCATTAGGTACATGCTTTGTAAAAATGAATATCTACTTTGTAGTcaatgaagaaagtttttcatGTTTGGGAAAGCTTTAATTTAATCTTTTTAATCTGTGATTTCCTTCAGGTGTTGGATGACATTCTCGAGGGTCACATGGTTCCTTGTAAATTAACAAGGATAGCAATACGTGTAAACAGTCAATTGCTGTCAACCTATGCTCTCAATGACGTTCTTATTGCACACCCATGTCCAGCCACAGTTTCATGGTTCTCATTTAGGTAAAAGGCTGCCAGAAGATCAATATTCCTCACACAGAGGTGGCATTTGATGATTATCTGTTATAATCTGAAACTCAATTTGGTTTGCAGAATCAAAGGTGATGGCCAGTTATGCCACCCTCTTGTGAACTGTCGATCAAGTGGGCTCAGAGTCTGCACTGCTGCTGGGTCTACAGCTGCAATGCTCTCAGCAGGAGGATTTACAATGCCCAGTTCCAGTCGGGAACTCCAGTTTATGGTAAGGGAACCCGTTTCACCTGGAGCAGCTAAGTCTAAGATGCATGGGTTTATTAAATCTGATCAATCCATGGATACGAACTGGTACAGTAAAGAAGGTATGATATATGTTGATGGTTCTCATATGTCACATTCTATTCAACATGGAGATACCATTGAAATATCATCGAAGGCCCCAATCTTGAAAGCTTTTTTGCCCTCCCACTTGATATCAGAGTAAGTTAATTTATGCCTATTTGTCAAGCCATATTTTTCTAGCCATATGTTTCTAGGAATATCTTCAGAGGCTCCAATCTTGAAAGTTTTTTGGCCCTCCCACTATATATCAGAGTAAGCTAATTTATGTCCATTTGTCAAGCCATATGTTTCTAGAGAGATAGTAAAATCACGAGCAGTTTAGCAAGGAAATTGTAAATGTACAGTTGAAATTTTGATCTAGTGGCATATATGCAAgggttgactttatttttttattgttcattGTTACCATAATATATGGCAAATTTATGAAGTATGGTAGAAAAGAATTCTCAACATTTAGGTGTTTGAATCAGCTTTGTCCATGTGATCTACACCATCATATGTATTAGATTCTGGGAGCCACTCTCCTCCCTTGATGGGTCTTTTGCTAACCACTGTTTCCACCTTTGACTGTACCCATTTAGAAAAATTTAGCCGATCCTGGCGGTTACCACATTAGCTTGATCATCTGCAAGGTGTACCAGTATCTGCAATCGAATATGATATGTTATTCAAAGGAACCTTTAAACTTTTAGCATATCGTGGCTGCTGTATGGTAAGTTGGTAACCTTTAAACCAGGGCCGTTTGGTAGTGTTTTTGTGCCATTAAAGGAAGTTTTATGGCCAAGACCTAAGTaatgtcttttctttttggattctAAGGTATTGATCATTAAGCCATGCATTTGCagtgagaagaaacaaaaatgctAATTACTGATTAGGGATGTTTGTAGGGGAAGTATGGAATGGGAAAATCTGACAAATAGGTCACACATTTTTGTGGGGTGAAAGATAGGAATGGGAAGTGGGAGGAACAATAGACTTTTCCATTTCCCATGAAATGTTTGGTTGGCTTCATAGGAAAGGAGTGGGGATAATGTGGAGCAcacaaaatagaattttttattcCGTGGTTAGTGCAAAAGTTCAACCAATTTGGTGAGATTTTAGAAGGGGTAGAATAGAGGATTTCCCAACAAACAAGAATAGAGGGAATAGAGGTTGTCTGGTAATTTTTGCACCACATTTAATCAAATACCAATTATACTTCAATATAGAATGGGAATGAAAAAGTGTAACTTTACCATTCCTTAAGTCCCACCTCACCAAAATCTCTCTCAACAAACAGGATGTAACGGGGTGTAATACATTTTCTACCCCCATATTGACGAGGGATGGAGAGGGTGTGAGTGTGTAATACGATTTCTACACTTGTTAGACGAAGGGCCAAAGCACTAGTCATGTGCTCATGTGTAGCCAATGTATCGAAAGCTTtcacatagtttttttttttcttgactaaTTGGGTCCCATATAGATGATATTGTTTCAGTATCATCATTT encodes the following:
- the LOC122064181 gene encoding NADH kinase-like isoform X1: MSRRRLLVLLKPGNIYQPRCSDGVSRVRNPQILGYLESRCKVHMDAIKFCQDILRRKAVDWEPVLRSDLVQPIRNVDLVVTIGGDGTLLQASHFMDDSIPVLGVNSDPTQVKEVEEFSNEFDATRSTGYLCAATAENFEQVLDDILEGHMVPCKLTRIAIRVNSQLLSTYALNDVLIAHPCPATVSWFSFRIKGDGQLCHPLVNCRSSGLRVCTAAGSTAAMLSAGGFTMPSSSRELQFMVREPVSPGAAKSKMHGFIKSDQSMDTNWYSKEGMIYVDGSHMSHSIQHGDTIEISSKAPILKAFLPSHLISE
- the LOC122064181 gene encoding NADH kinase-like isoform X2 codes for the protein MDAIKFCQDILRRKAVDWEPVLRSDLVQPIRNVDLVVTIGGDGTLLQASHFMDDSIPVLGVNSDPTQVKEVEEFSNEFDATRSTGYLCAATAENFEQVLDDILEGHMVPCKLTRIAIRVNSQLLSTYALNDVLIAHPCPATVSWFSFRIKGDGQLCHPLVNCRSSGLRVCTAAGSTAAMLSAGGFTMPSSSRELQFMVREPVSPGAAKSKMHGFIKSDQSMDTNWYSKEGMIYVDGSHMSHSIQHGDTIEISSKAPILKAFLPSHLISE